A single region of the Candidatus Eisenbacteria bacterium genome encodes:
- a CDS encoding GntR family transcriptional regulator encodes MKWITGETGTLRISRVPLRSEIRRVLLDRILAGAIAPGTSINESELSVALGVSRTPLREALLGLEREGLLTSETGRGFFVLPLTLRDAEELYPILWTLEGAALDASGTFDRERLSELRAVNAELKSAERDAAEALRLDRQWHDTLLRGCDNARLLALIDTHKDHARRYETAYMQCSGRVIVSTVQHESIVKALEAEDRRAARKGLEQNWRVSLEFLLPWLGGRAEGSA; translated from the coding sequence ATGAAGTGGATCACCGGCGAGACGGGGACGCTGCGGATCTCTCGCGTGCCGCTTCGAAGCGAGATCCGACGAGTCCTCCTCGACCGGATTCTCGCGGGCGCGATCGCTCCCGGAACGAGCATCAACGAATCGGAGCTATCCGTTGCCCTGGGCGTCAGCCGCACGCCGCTTCGAGAGGCGCTCCTGGGCCTCGAGCGGGAGGGATTGCTCACGAGCGAGACCGGACGGGGATTCTTCGTCCTTCCGCTCACGCTCCGGGACGCGGAGGAGCTCTATCCAATCTTGTGGACCCTGGAGGGCGCGGCGCTCGACGCGTCCGGCACGTTCGATCGCGAGCGGCTGTCGGAGCTTCGGGCGGTGAACGCCGAGCTGAAGAGCGCCGAGCGCGATGCCGCCGAAGCACTCCGGCTGGACCGGCAGTGGCACGACACCCTGCTTCGAGGATGCGACAACGCGCGCCTGCTCGCGCTGATCGACACGCACAAGGACCACGCCCGGCGGTACGAGACGGCATACATGCAGTGTTCCGGACGCGTCATCGTTTCCACGGTGCAGCACGAGTCCATCGTGAAGGCGCTCGAAGCGGAAGATCGCCGCGCGGCCCGCAAGGGGCTGGAGCAGAACTGGCGGGTGAGCCTGGAATTCCTCCTGCCGTGGCTCGGCGGCCGTGCCGAGGGCTCGGCGTGA